Sequence from the Nocardia brasiliensis genome:
GCCACGGTCGCGGGCGGCGCGCACATGCGCGCGCAGCGCCGTGAGATTGGCCGACGGGTCGGTGCCGGGGGCGAACTGGACGACCGCAACGTCCAGCAGGTTCGGCCGTGTCGCTTGATTCGTATCGGCGCTGTCCAGTTGCATACGTCTCACCGTATTGGGCCGGTGGCCGAGCAGACCAGTGCGAGGCAGTAAACTCCTGGATTAGATCCAGTGTGCCCTCGACCAGCGATGACCTGGTGGATTCCCCCGCGCTCTACGATCCTTCTACGATTCCTCAGACAACCCGCAGGTTGAGGCGTTGTTTACGCAGCTCGCGCCGTCCGCGCTGCAACTCGTCACCGAGGTTGAACCGGCCGCGCGGCTGGTTGAGCAGGTGGGCGTACACGCCGTAGGTCACATCAGCTTTGGAGTGCCGCACGCGTTTGCACAGCTCTACGACGTCCATTCCGCCCGCGATCATCGTGGACACATACCAGTGCCGCAGGCTGTGGAAGTGGAACCCGTCGCGGCCGGTCGGCAAGCCTGCCCGCTTGGCCGCCTCGGTGATCCGGCGGTGGAACGTGGAGTAGGTCATGGGCTTGCCGTTCTCCAGCAGCATCAGGCCCTGCGTGCGCCCTTTCAGGGCCTCGATGAGGCTCTGAGCCACGTATGGGTCGACGGGGAACCTCCGCTTCGAGCCCCGGCTCTTCGGCAGCTCGTAGGGCTTCTCAGGGTCCTTTCGGTCCCGCTTCTGCATCCACTGTTGGGTCAGCTTGTAATCCGGCTCCGGTTTGTCCCAGCGACCGGTTTCGATGAGCGCCCCGCACGCTTCCTTGGCCCTCAGGCCCAGCCCCGCGCCCAGCCAGAAGGCCACGCGCAGGTCCTCGCTCAGTTCGTCGTAGAAGGCCCAGATCTGTTCCGTGTCGGGTACCCACGTGCTGGACTCGTCGTCTTCGTCGTCCAGGTCTTCGATGTCTGCTTCGTCGTCCTTCAACAGCACGGGTCGCGCCCGCTTCGTGCAGGGCTGCCGGACGCGTAGCTCGGCTTCGATAGCCGCATCCATGATCCGTGTGAGCTGTTTGAAGATGTCCAAGCGAGTGGTGTGCCTCATGCCCTCGGCCTTCAGCTGAAGCATGAGCCGCTGCACGTGGTGTTCGAGGATTGCTGAGACATGTTGGTCGGCGATGTCGAACCGGGCAATGATGTTGTTGATCGACCTGTAGGTGTTTCGGCTGGATATCGCGACGTCTTGGAGGCTGAGCCATTCTGGCATCCACTCCCGCAACGTGATTCGTGCCTTGTCACGGGTGACATGGAGTCCTGTGGTGCGGATCGTCGCTACTTGGTTCTGTGCCCATTCGTCAGCGTCGGCTCGGAGGGTGAAGCTCTTCGTGTGGGGCCGGAATTGCAGACCGTCCTGATACGCGCCGCGCCACTGCTGACCTTTGCCGTAGCTCTTGGACCTTAGGAATTTTCCACGGTCATCCTTCTTCTTGAGATGCCATGTGTCATAGGGACGTAGCGCTCTCAGTGGTGGGATCGGCTTGGTCACGTGCGATAACTCCTGCTTGTGGTCAGCCTCCGAACTGGTCCTCCTCCCAAGCGATTACATCCACGAGCCGGTAGCGGCAGCGCCCACCGCCAGGCTTGGCGAATCGTGGACCGCGACCTTCCCAAGCCCAATTGGCAAGCGTCTGTACGGAGATCTTCAGTCGTGCGGAAACTTCGGCTCGAGTGAGCCATTCACTGTTCTCGGACAGTTCGGAACCTTCCGTAAGGATTTCAGGGTTGTCCATACCCGAGCGGGTTGCCGTCGGGTAGCTGAGTTGAGAAGCCGTCTCGCGGCGAAACTTTCGTGCGTTGACGCTGAGGGTGGGGAGTCCATACGGTCGAGTCCGACAGACAAAGAGAGCCCCCCACCGGACTGGTACTCCGATGAGGGGCGGCACACCAAGTGAAAGTTGGTGCAACACGATGCTATCTCGTGCGTTCTCACGCGCCTCTGCGGTGACTCCGGTTCAGGCGGCGACGGCCGGGACCGTCGCGGTCGGCGGATTCTCGTTCCTGGTCTCCTACACCGAGTTGTCTTGGCTTGCAGCGCATTACCAGACCCCTCATCCGTGGTCGTTCCCATTGATCGTTGACGGTCTGGTGATCGTGTCCACGATTGCGGCGACTGTGATGCGTCGGCACTCTTGGTATGCGTGGGCGCTGCTCGGTGTCGGCGCGCTCTTGTCGGTAGTGGGCAATGGTTTGGCCGCGTACCTGTCGACCGGTTCGTGGGTCGCGGTTGGTATCTCGGCTGTGCCGCCGTTCGTGCTGCTCGCTGTCACCCATCTGACGATGGTGCTGCGCGATCAGGCCGACGCACACGCCGCCGCGGTCGAGCAGCCCACACAGGAGTTCGACATCTCTGAACTGGAGCTTGTCCCGGCTTAGCTGCGCCCGGCCGGTACCCCCTGGACTCACCCCCGAGAGCTGGGCGCTCCGGAGGTTACCGGTCGTGCAGTGCTAACTTTGCCGCCGTCGCTGTGCCGTTCCTACGTCGCGGCGATCGATGTCGGCGGTTTCCGCCTCCGGCAATCGTTCGAGACTGATAGTCGTCTCGGATACGTGGTTGCGAGGGTCCGGCACGACGGACCCTCGCATTCCGCTACGCAGCCTCCTGCATCGACTCGAGATCCGCGATCCCTTCATCGAGCATCCGTGACTCGTACTCGAAGAACTCGCTTGCCTTGGCCTTCAGCAAGGTTGGCCGTAGTCCGTCGACGCGGACCACCACGCCTTCGTCGACCGTCGTTCCGGGGTCGAGCGGGACCGCTCGACGGTGGCCTTCGTCGTGTAGTCGGCGGTTCATCCACCAGTCGATGTCGAGGTCTTCGGCGAAGCCTGCCCAGAGCAAGGGGACCGTGTTCAGACCGAGCCCGGCGCAGAACTCTTCGACCTGCGGCCATGAGAGGTCGACGGTGACGCCGTCCGGGTTCACGGTGGTGACGCGGTAGATGTAGAGCTGGGCTGTGCCTGGCGGCACCTGGTAGGTGTAGCCCTGTTGGATGGGCTGCCCGGTCGGTGTCCAGCCGACGAGTTCGCCGTAAACCACGTAACCGGCCGGGATCAGGCCATCGAGGCGTGCGCCTTCAACGGTCCAGATGTCGGTGTCGTAGAAGTGATTCTGGTCCGGGTCGTTGGCGTCTTTGATGACGCGACGCGAGCCATAGACGTTGTCGTACTGGGTCTGTTGGACCTGGATGCCGAGACGGCCGGCGAGCCGTTCGCGCCAGCTGAGCTTGCGCGCAACGAGGGTGTTACCGACCCTGATCGAGGTCCCGTGGAGCTTCTGCGTGCACCACACGTAGGCGTCTTCAGCGATGAGGTGATTGTGGCGCCAGTAGTTCGCGGTGTCGATGTGCTTGGGGAAGTGCCGCTCGGTGACTCGGCGCGGCTTAGGCGCAGCGTTTCCTTGTGTGCTGGTGGTCCGCGGTGGCCGGATCTCGTACTTGGAGCAAATCTCGATGGTGTTTAGGTGGTCGAAGGTGTCGCCTTCGCGGAGCTGACTGGTGTCGATTCCGGTGAACGCCAACGACTTCAACGGCATGAACAACGCATTCGACCGGTGCCCTGCGAATTTGATGGCTTTGACCCGCCGATTGTCCTCCAGGTAGCCGGTCTGGGTGGGGTCCTCGTTGAGATCGGCGTTGCGATAGAGGTTGTTTGCGGTGGCGTACTCATGGCTCAGTGCCGCCTCGGCCGGTATGAAGACACCGAGATCACCCGGTGCCCAGCCTTTCTGGGCGATGGCCTGATGCCCGAACATCGGCAGGCCGACGATTCGGTCACGGCCGGGCAGGGGAACGACCGTCTTCACCGACGTGATGACGGCCGCGTAGTTCGCGTTCTTGGGGGTGTCGAAACGCAAGAGTTAGAAGTTCCCTTCGGCTACGTGGAAGCATTTGAGGCCGAGCCGTCGCCACATGGCGACGACGCTGTTTCGGTCGTCGAAAACGCCGAGCACGTTGTAGTGGTGTCGGATGTATTCGTTGAAGATTTCGAGCTTGACGACGTGGTCGGGCCGGTTGTCGTCGTCGGCCCGCATGTACATCTGGTCCGCATAGATCCAATGGCGGTGCAGCCACGCTTGGGTCAGGTCCATGCACATGGCTTTGCGGCCCGACACAACGATCATCACGGGTGCCCCTGACGGTGTTTCGTCCCTGGACAGCGTCTCGTAGACGTGGCGTACAACGTGATCGACGTCGTCTTCGCCGACCCGGCTGAAGTCGTAGGGGTTCCGCGCGCGCATGTGCGCTAGCGTGCCGTCGAGGTCGAAAATCCACGCTTCAGGCTTGCTGATGTCAGGTACGTAGGGTTCGACTGCGGGCACGGTCCGGGCGGTGACCTCGGCCCATCGATCGAGCGGAAACCGGTTGGCGATGTCGAGGATTCGCCAGTGCGGAACATAGCGTTGCCCGGCGCGTTGCCGCGCGCGATTTCTTTCGATGCAGGTCTGTGCGTCGGTGTGGAAGTCCACGCACTGGAATGCAGCTCCGTGCTCGTGCGCGAGGTCCGCCCAGTTGCAGGCGACTCGTAGACGGAGGTTTGTGTCGTCGACGATGACCGAGGTCCCCTGGTCGAGAAGACTTGCCGCCATGGATTTTTGAGCTGCGGTGACGTCACACTCCTGCGCGTCTGTCAGGATGCCTTCGCCGTTGAACAACATCGCGCGGAGATCGTCACGATTGACCCGCGCCCGGCCCGATTGCGCTGCAACCCAATTGAGCGCATATGTGGTCTTACCGCAGCCCGGATATCCACGGGTGATGACGAGTTCGGTCACGCGTCAACCCCCGGCAGGTCGATCAAACTCGCCACGCGAACTCCTCGTTGAGAGCTTCGGCCAAACGCTGCGCGTGGCCTTCGTAGACGTAGGCGTCGGTGTGGCGTCCGTCGAACAGGTACGCCCGCGCTTGGCGGGCGACGCCGAACCATGTGCGGTGGTTCTGGATCGACCACCACTGCTGAAATTGGTTTCGGGTCGCAACGTCGATCAGGCTCTGACCCCATCGAATGAAGCCGTCCAGGCTCGACATGTTCCAGTACGCGGACAGGTCGGCGATCGAGCGAAGTGCGGAACCTTCGGGCAAGGCGGTGATGGGGTCGCCTTCAGCGGCGACGTGCCACGTCGGAATCCCGGTGATCCGACGTTGCCCAGTGATGCCGTAGCCGCCGGGATCCGGGCCGACCAGGTCGAGATCGGCCGGGCGGGCTGGGTCGGCGATGAGCGCTGCGCCGAGCACTTCCAGCTCGGGGTGCAGCCCGCGGCCGATCTCGTCGGCGACGTCTCCGGCGATGCCAGCGCCTTGGCTATAGCCCGCGAGGACAACGAGATTCGGCGTTGCCCGGATCGAGTTCAGCAGGGCTTCCCGGCCTGCGCGAACGGAATCGGCGTAGGTGACCCGCTGCCCGTAGTCGGCCGGATAGTTGACCCAGCGTGCCCGGAACTTCTCCGGGTCGAGGTGGGATGCGAACGTGTTGGTGACACCGTCCCCGTTCGGGTTCCAGGTGCCGCCCATGATCAGGATATCGATCATTCGCACCCGCCCGAGTAACTGGAGGCCGAGGACGAATCACACGAATAGTTCGACGAATCCGACTGATAGGCCGCAGTTGTGGTGTCGTAACTGGTTGAACTCGCAGTGCTGGTCGTGTAGGTGGTGCGCTTCTTCTTGTTTCGGTAGGTCATCGGCTGTCCTTGATGTTCTGGAGGGCTAGCTCGGTGTCTGCGAGTTGGCCGGTGAGGGTGTCTTTTTCGATGTCGAGCCGTTCGGATTCGTCGAGGGCTTCACGGAACCGGCGGATCAGCGCCGGGAGTCCGGAGTGAACGACGGCGATGAATTCGGCGTCTGCTTGGCGGGAGAAGGACACGATGGGCGATCTGCGGTCTTGCCCTTCGACGGACCAGACCTCCCACACGCCGAGACCTTCGTCTTCAGAGGCCGCCCAGGCCGCTTGGTCGGCATCGGTGGTCTTGGACCAAGCCTGGTAGAGCCGATCCAGGAACTCGTCATCGTCCACTGTCCTGCCAATCGCAATCGAGAGCGGCCGACTTCGCGCTGATGTTGGCGGCGACGACGCACACGACTGTCCTGCCGTCCGGGAGCCGAACGGTGCGTACGTCGGTACCGACCGTTTCTGCCCGTGATGGGTCGCAGGCTGACAGCAGTAGAGCGCCGCAAGCCAGGAGGCTCACAGCCACAATCATTTTCATGTTCAAGCTGCTTTCATGTATCCGTGTCCCCAGCTGTCCCCGTAGACCTCTGGGTCGGTGTCGATGTCGACTCCGCGCAGGTCCATCCGCATGTGCCGGCCGATCTCGCGGGCGCCCCATTCGGCGTGCTCGATCGGTACTGAGGCCACCGCTTCGTCGTGGATGGGCAGGCGTATGTACGGGGTCCAACCGGCCTCGTCGAGTGCGAGCAGCCCCCTGCACGTGACATCGCGCGATGTGCTTTGGATGACGTAGTTCAGCGCGGCGTACCAGCGGCCGGAGTCGACCGGCAGGCGTCGACCAACCGGCGTGGTGACGAATCCGTTTGCTTCGGC
This genomic interval carries:
- a CDS encoding tyrosine-type recombinase/integrase — its product is MTKPIPPLRALRPYDTWHLKKKDDRGKFLRSKSYGKGQQWRGAYQDGLQFRPHTKSFTLRADADEWAQNQVATIRTTGLHVTRDKARITLREWMPEWLSLQDVAISSRNTYRSINNIIARFDIADQHVSAILEHHVQRLMLQLKAEGMRHTTRLDIFKQLTRIMDAAIEAELRVRQPCTKRARPVLLKDDEADIEDLDDEDDESSTWVPDTEQIWAFYDELSEDLRVAFWLGAGLGLRAKEACGALIETGRWDKPEPDYKLTQQWMQKRDRKDPEKPYELPKSRGSKRRFPVDPYVAQSLIEALKGRTQGLMLLENGKPMTYSTFHRRITEAAKRAGLPTGRDGFHFHSLRHWYVSTMIAGGMDVVELCKRVRHSKADVTYGVYAHLLNQPRGRFNLGDELQRGRRELRKQRLNLRVV
- a CDS encoding helix-turn-helix transcriptional regulator, translating into MDNPEILTEGSELSENSEWLTRAEVSARLKISVQTLANWAWEGRGPRFAKPGGGRCRYRLVDVIAWEEDQFGG
- a CDS encoding DUF2637 domain-containing protein produces the protein MTPVQAATAGTVAVGGFSFLVSYTELSWLAAHYQTPHPWSFPLIVDGLVIVSTIAATVMRRHSWYAWALLGVGALLSVVGNGLAAYLSTGSWVAVGISAVPPFVLLAVTHLTMVLRDQADAHAAAVEQPTQEFDISELELVPA
- a CDS encoding RNA ligase family protein is translated as MRFDTPKNANYAAVITSVKTVVPLPGRDRIVGLPMFGHQAIAQKGWAPGDLGVFIPAEAALSHEYATANNLYRNADLNEDPTQTGYLEDNRRVKAIKFAGHRSNALFMPLKSLAFTGIDTSQLREGDTFDHLNTIEICSKYEIRPPRTTSTQGNAAPKPRRVTERHFPKHIDTANYWRHNHLIAEDAYVWCTQKLHGTSIRVGNTLVARKLSWRERLAGRLGIQVQQTQYDNVYGSRRVIKDANDPDQNHFYDTDIWTVEGARLDGLIPAGYVVYGELVGWTPTGQPIQQGYTYQVPPGTAQLYIYRVTTVNPDGVTVDLSWPQVEEFCAGLGLNTVPLLWAGFAEDLDIDWWMNRRLHDEGHRRAVPLDPGTTVDEGVVVRVDGLRPTLLKAKASEFFEYESRMLDEGIADLESMQEAA
- a CDS encoding AAA family ATPase; translated protein: MTELVITRGYPGCGKTTYALNWVAAQSGRARVNRDDLRAMLFNGEGILTDAQECDVTAAQKSMAASLLDQGTSVIVDDTNLRLRVACNWADLAHEHGAAFQCVDFHTDAQTCIERNRARQRAGQRYVPHWRILDIANRFPLDRWAEVTARTVPAVEPYVPDISKPEAWIFDLDGTLAHMRARNPYDFSRVGEDDVDHVVRHVYETLSRDETPSGAPVMIVVSGRKAMCMDLTQAWLHRHWIYADQMYMRADDDNRPDHVVKLEIFNEYIRHHYNVLGVFDDRNSVVAMWRRLGLKCFHVAEGNF
- a CDS encoding cutinase family protein, with translation MIDILIMGGTWNPNGDGVTNTFASHLDPEKFRARWVNYPADYGQRVTYADSVRAGREALLNSIRATPNLVVLAGYSQGAGIAGDVADEIGRGLHPELEVLGAALIADPARPADLDLVGPDPGGYGITGQRRITGIPTWHVAAEGDPITALPEGSALRSIADLSAYWNMSSLDGFIRWGQSLIDVATRNQFQQWWSIQNHRTWFGVARQARAYLFDGRHTDAYVYEGHAQRLAEALNEEFAWRV